The proteins below are encoded in one region of Fibrella aestuarina BUZ 2:
- a CDS encoding OmpA/MotB family protein, whose protein sequence is MKNVLIVCAGLAMLSSCAASKKRKAELINLQAAHEKTVADLNNCEKRTADLQATIKNRDAELATKTSQMGDLQSQIDYLKKTNTNLLDRMSDLSVVSKQGAESIKKSLETLNEQTRYVNNINSQIRSKDSLNLALVMNLKRSLADINDQDVQVEVKKGVVYVSISDKLLFNTGKFDVNPQAEAVLAKVAKVVNDHNELDILVEGHTDNVPFTSGVLKDNWDLSVLRATAVSRLLQTKFGVSPTRLTAGGRGEFIPKDDNASAEGRRVNRRTEIILTPKLDQFFNLLSSGSQGK, encoded by the coding sequence ATGAAGAATGTATTGATCGTTTGTGCAGGGTTGGCAATGCTCTCATCCTGCGCGGCCAGCAAGAAGCGCAAAGCTGAACTGATTAACCTCCAAGCCGCCCACGAGAAAACTGTGGCCGACTTAAACAACTGCGAGAAACGCACCGCTGACCTCCAGGCAACTATCAAGAACAGAGATGCTGAACTGGCTACCAAGACCAGTCAGATGGGCGATCTGCAAAGCCAGATCGATTACCTCAAGAAAACCAACACCAACCTGCTCGACCGCATGAGCGACCTCTCGGTGGTGAGCAAGCAAGGTGCCGAAAGTATCAAGAAATCGCTCGAAACCCTCAACGAGCAAACCCGGTACGTCAACAACATCAACAGCCAGATTCGGAGCAAAGACTCGCTCAACCTGGCGCTGGTGATGAACCTGAAACGCTCACTGGCCGACATCAACGATCAGGACGTGCAGGTAGAAGTGAAGAAAGGCGTCGTATACGTTTCGATTTCCGACAAACTGCTGTTCAACACGGGTAAGTTTGACGTCAACCCGCAGGCCGAAGCCGTACTGGCGAAGGTAGCCAAAGTGGTAAACGACCATAACGAACTCGATATCCTGGTGGAAGGCCATACCGACAACGTTCCGTTTACATCGGGTGTGCTGAAAGACAACTGGGACCTGAGCGTACTGCGGGCTACGGCCGTGTCGCGGTTGCTGCAAACCAAATTTGGGGTTAGCCCCACGCGCCTGACGGCTGGTGGCCGGGGCGAGTTTATCCCGAAAGACGACAATGCTTCAGCGGAAGGCCGTCGCGTAAACCGCCGCACCGAGATCATCCTGACGCCCAAACTCGATCAGTTCTTCAACCTGCTGTCGAGCGGCTCGCAAGGCAAATAA